In Halobacterium sp. R2-5, the following are encoded in one genomic region:
- a CDS encoding ArsR family transcriptional regulator, with protein MRLAVPTDFEILDALADGKRNNAVNLSHELDKDRAYINTRLPMLADYGLVERVGPAPNSGLYEITKKGQIVLDHRDVYERDEDDFEGRVEAALE; from the coding sequence ATGAGACTCGCCGTCCCCACCGACTTCGAGATTCTCGACGCGCTCGCGGACGGGAAGCGGAACAACGCGGTGAACCTCTCGCACGAACTGGACAAGGACCGCGCGTACATCAACACGCGGCTGCCGATGCTCGCGGACTACGGGCTCGTCGAGCGCGTCGGCCCCGCACCCAACAGCGGGCTCTACGAGATCACGAAGAAGGGACAGATCGTCTTAGACCACCGCGACGTCTACGAGCGCGACGAGGACGACTTCGAGGGGCGCGTCGAGGCGGCTCTGGAGTAG
- the tgtA gene encoding tRNA guanosine(15) transglycosylase TgtA: MREVFEVTAQDGAARIGELEVPRAGVTVETPTLMPVVNPNLITVEPSRFSEFGAEMLITNSYIINSDPDLHERAREEGLHEMLGFDGAIMTDSGSFQLAEYGEIDTTTEEILQFQHDIGSDVGTPVDIPTPPDADREQAAEELATTQARLELAETVDVGDMLVNAPVQGATFPDLREEAARHAYGTDLDLFPVGAVVPLMNQYRYDDVSDVVLAAKRGLGRDAPVHLFGAGHPMMFALAAALGCDLLDSAAYAIYARDDRYLTVHGTEHLDSLHYFPCECPVCSEHTPDEVERMGDAAREELLAEHNLHVSFGELRRVKQAIKSGNLMELVEARAHAHPRTLDGLRALLDHSEQLETTDPASKDAFFYTSAESARRPEVVRHHRRLERLSPDGDVLLTEGSGNDDFDEWWNVVPPFGPFPRSLSTTYPLTAETPDRMDRAGYEAAADGVAALADANPEAEFTLAHRGWPDTALDRVPARVDTVDIAAEE; this comes from the coding sequence ATGAGAGAGGTCTTCGAGGTGACCGCGCAGGACGGCGCCGCCCGCATCGGCGAACTGGAGGTTCCGCGGGCGGGCGTGACCGTGGAGACGCCGACGCTGATGCCGGTCGTCAACCCGAACCTGATAACCGTCGAGCCGTCGCGGTTCTCCGAGTTCGGCGCGGAGATGCTCATCACGAACTCCTACATCATCAACAGCGACCCGGACCTCCACGAGCGCGCGAGAGAGGAGGGCCTCCACGAGATGCTGGGGTTCGACGGCGCCATCATGACCGACTCGGGGAGCTTCCAGCTCGCCGAGTACGGCGAGATCGACACCACCACCGAGGAGATTCTCCAGTTCCAGCACGACATCGGCAGCGACGTCGGGACGCCCGTGGACATCCCGACGCCGCCGGACGCCGACCGCGAGCAGGCCGCGGAGGAGCTCGCGACCACGCAGGCGCGCCTCGAACTCGCCGAAACGGTCGACGTCGGCGACATGCTCGTGAACGCGCCCGTGCAGGGCGCGACGTTCCCGGACCTCCGCGAGGAGGCCGCCCGGCACGCCTACGGCACGGATCTGGACCTCTTCCCGGTGGGCGCGGTCGTCCCGCTGATGAACCAGTACCGCTACGACGACGTCTCCGACGTGGTGCTCGCCGCCAAACGCGGGCTCGGCCGGGACGCCCCGGTCCACCTCTTCGGCGCCGGCCACCCGATGATGTTCGCGCTCGCGGCGGCGCTGGGCTGTGACCTCCTCGACTCGGCGGCGTACGCCATCTACGCCCGCGACGACCGCTACCTCACCGTCCACGGCACCGAGCACCTCGACAGCCTCCACTACTTCCCCTGCGAGTGCCCCGTCTGCTCGGAGCACACGCCCGACGAGGTCGAGCGCATGGGCGACGCCGCCCGCGAGGAGTTGCTCGCCGAGCACAACCTCCACGTCTCCTTCGGCGAGCTCCGGCGCGTCAAGCAGGCCATCAAGTCCGGGAACCTCATGGAGCTCGTGGAGGCGCGCGCCCACGCCCACCCTCGCACCCTGGACGGCCTGCGCGCGCTCCTCGACCACAGCGAGCAGCTGGAGACCACGGACCCGGCGAGCAAGGACGCGTTCTTCTACACGTCCGCGGAGAGCGCGCGCCGCCCCGAGGTCGTCCGGCACCACCGTCGCCTCGAACGCCTCTCCCCGGACGGTGACGTCCTCCTCACGGAGGGCTCGGGGAACGACGACTTCGACGAGTGGTGGAACGTCGTCCCGCCGTTCGGGCCGTTCCCGCGCTCGCTGTCCACCACGTACCCGCTGACTGCCGAAACGCCCGACCGGATGGACCGCGCGGGCTACGAGGCCGCCGCCGACGGCGTCGCCGCGCTCGCCGACGCCAATCCCGAGGCCGAGTTCACGCTCGCGCACCGCGGCTGGCCGGACACCGCCCTCGACCGCGTGCCCGCCCGCGTCGACACGGTGGACATCGCTGCCGAGGAGTGA
- a CDS encoding CBS domain-containing protein, with product MRVRDVMTTDVLAADAEDSVRAAVGRMLDEGTGSVVVEKDGNPAGILTKVDVLDAGHEYDRPLSEIPVYAAASHPLITVEPSATVRAASARMFDYGVHHLPVADGLDLVGVVTATDLLEAQDDLLAEARGADERREEWEE from the coding sequence ATGCGAGTTCGTGACGTGATGACGACCGACGTGCTCGCCGCGGACGCCGAGGACAGCGTCCGCGCCGCCGTCGGCCGGATGCTCGACGAGGGCACCGGGAGCGTCGTCGTCGAGAAGGACGGCAACCCCGCGGGCATCCTCACGAAGGTGGACGTGCTGGACGCCGGCCACGAGTACGACCGGCCGCTCAGCGAGATTCCGGTCTACGCGGCCGCTAGCCACCCGCTCATCACCGTCGAGCCGTCGGCGACCGTCCGCGCGGCGTCCGCGCGGATGTTCGACTACGGCGTCCACCACCTCCCGGTCGCGGACGGCCTCGACCTCGTCGGCGTCGTCACCGCGACGGACCTCCTCGAAGCCCAGGACGACCTGCTCGCGGAGGCGCGGGGCGCCGACGAGCGCCGGGAGGAGTGGGAGGAGTAA
- the arcS gene encoding archaeosine synthase subunit alpha has translation MTEYFEVHARDAAARVGELRLAESVTTPTLADDVVEDAGSEWVQRRDRPAGDESALTVLPYRGFPSGTAEEVQASFAPDYPDVDFPSAAVVSPQTADDYGADAYVLSGAPGIVGHGAAFRDAVVDTREAIPDDTALYLSGVATPRNVAVLVYAGVDLVDADRAVVRGTQGRYLTTEGAYDLEDLNELPCSCPACQQPVAEFDRDDCVDHNVNALKAELGRVRRRIRDGRLRDYVEGQSRHEAWVTAAFREFDQQYGYLEERTPVMRDSLLLSATEDALRRVEIQRFAERVTTRYRKRLDDHPLLLVPCSAKKPYSESQSHRQFQDAANYRAHMVSMTSPIGVVPQELELTYPAQHYDSVVTGRWSEEEKDFVARVLRRYLDRTDYSRVIAHVPEEGYRDICERVAGDVDVPFEFTVEDHPTTDESLGELKAALAGEPQMWVEDREKATLRAVADYYVGDGAGDELFDDLTVQGRYPKLQALNGDGEQLAALVPQYGTLSFTLAGARKWVASDAPTKRVEIDGFVPAGSVLAPGVLDASDDIRVGDEVVVEGPKAFAVGRAAMPGPAMADATRGVAVDVRHTEET, from the coding sequence ATGACCGAGTACTTCGAGGTGCACGCGCGCGACGCCGCGGCGCGCGTGGGCGAGCTCCGGCTCGCCGAGTCGGTGACGACGCCGACGCTCGCGGACGACGTCGTCGAGGACGCGGGCAGCGAGTGGGTGCAGCGACGGGACCGCCCGGCGGGCGACGAGTCCGCGCTGACCGTGCTGCCGTACCGCGGGTTCCCGTCGGGGACCGCGGAGGAAGTGCAGGCGTCGTTCGCGCCCGACTACCCGGACGTGGACTTCCCGAGCGCGGCCGTCGTCTCCCCACAGACCGCCGACGACTACGGCGCCGACGCGTACGTGCTGTCGGGCGCGCCCGGCATCGTCGGGCACGGCGCGGCGTTCCGGGACGCCGTCGTCGACACCCGGGAGGCGATTCCAGACGACACCGCGCTCTACCTCTCCGGGGTAGCGACGCCGCGGAACGTCGCCGTGCTCGTGTACGCGGGCGTCGACCTCGTGGACGCCGACCGCGCAGTGGTCCGCGGGACGCAGGGCCGCTACCTCACGACGGAGGGCGCCTACGACCTCGAAGACCTGAACGAGCTCCCGTGCTCGTGTCCGGCGTGCCAGCAGCCCGTCGCCGAGTTCGACCGCGACGACTGCGTCGACCACAACGTGAACGCGCTGAAAGCCGAGTTGGGGCGGGTGCGCCGCCGGATTCGGGACGGTCGCCTGCGCGACTACGTCGAGGGGCAGTCCCGCCACGAGGCGTGGGTGACCGCGGCGTTCCGCGAGTTCGACCAACAGTACGGCTACCTCGAAGAACGCACGCCCGTGATGCGGGACTCGCTGCTGCTGTCGGCGACCGAGGACGCGCTCCGTCGCGTCGAGATCCAGCGCTTCGCCGAGCGCGTGACGACTCGGTACCGGAAGCGCCTCGACGACCACCCGCTCCTGCTCGTGCCGTGTTCGGCGAAGAAGCCGTACAGCGAGAGCCAGAGCCACCGCCAGTTCCAGGACGCCGCGAACTACCGCGCCCATATGGTGTCGATGACGTCGCCCATCGGCGTCGTCCCGCAGGAACTGGAGCTGACGTACCCGGCTCAGCACTACGACAGCGTGGTGACGGGCCGCTGGAGCGAGGAGGAGAAGGACTTCGTCGCGCGCGTGCTGCGGCGCTACCTCGACCGGACGGACTACTCGCGGGTCATTGCGCACGTCCCCGAGGAGGGCTACCGCGACATCTGCGAGCGCGTCGCCGGCGACGTCGACGTCCCCTTCGAGTTCACGGTCGAGGACCACCCGACGACCGACGAGAGCCTCGGCGAGCTGAAGGCGGCGCTCGCGGGCGAGCCCCAGATGTGGGTGGAGGACCGCGAGAAGGCGACGCTGCGCGCGGTCGCGGACTACTACGTCGGCGACGGCGCGGGCGACGAGCTGTTCGACGACCTCACGGTGCAGGGACGGTACCCGAAGCTGCAGGCCCTGAACGGCGACGGCGAGCAGCTCGCGGCGCTGGTCCCCCAGTACGGGACGCTGTCGTTCACGCTCGCCGGCGCGCGCAAGTGGGTGGCCAGCGACGCCCCGACCAAGCGCGTGGAGATTGACGGCTTCGTTCCGGCGGGCAGCGTGCTCGCGCCGGGCGTCCTCGACGCCAGCGACGACATCCGGGTCGGCGACGAGGTCGTCGTCGAGGGCCCGAAGGCGTTCGCGGTCGGGCGCGCCGCCATGCCGGGGCCGGCGATGGCCGACGCCACGCGCGGGGTCGCCGTCGACGTGCGCCACACGGAGGAGACGTAG